Proteins co-encoded in one Gemmatimonadota bacterium genomic window:
- a CDS encoding cytochrome c peroxidase has protein sequence MKRDLAIPVVVLTALLGSTGMFAVLDAAPAGSLAASVGDAQAITPEELGRLLFWDPILSGPMDVACATCHHPDFAYADGRALSLGIGAVGLGPDRRFVAGGDESLAARNSQTVLNTAFNGVSGTRGASVVNAGVLQDAARDYEVVRAPMFWDNRTSGLELQALEPLKVREEMRGDAFPEEVAVDSIVARLRAIPEYVELFAGAFGGDADITAERLAEAMAAFQRSLVAVNSPFDRYQAGERDAMTPEQVRGMWAFDAASCNFCHNGPLLSDFRLHAEGVPEHPLVPTPDEGAGYFRFRTPSLRNVALTSPYMHNGTIETLEDVLRFYDRRSSENPHVSDQPRRPTDIVSGAPSASLDWDLRFLNDFTEADIRDMLAFFDALTDTEFDRTVPDRVPSGLPPGGSLQAP, from the coding sequence ATGAAGCGAGACCTCGCCATCCCAGTGGTCGTTCTGACCGCCCTTCTTGGCAGCACCGGTATGTTCGCGGTGCTCGACGCCGCTCCGGCCGGGAGCCTGGCCGCGTCCGTTGGAGACGCGCAGGCGATCACCCCCGAAGAGCTCGGGCGCCTCCTCTTCTGGGATCCGATCCTCTCCGGCCCGATGGACGTGGCGTGCGCGACCTGTCACCACCCCGACTTCGCGTACGCGGATGGCCGGGCCCTTTCCCTCGGCATCGGAGCCGTGGGCCTGGGCCCCGACCGGCGATTTGTGGCCGGCGGCGATGAGTCGCTCGCCGCACGAAACTCACAGACGGTTCTGAACACCGCCTTTAATGGCGTGAGCGGAACCCGGGGCGCCTCCGTCGTGAATGCCGGTGTGCTCCAGGACGCGGCGCGGGACTACGAGGTGGTCCGGGCGCCAATGTTCTGGGACAACCGGACCTCGGGTCTCGAGTTGCAGGCGCTCGAGCCGCTCAAGGTGCGCGAGGAGATGCGGGGAGACGCTTTTCCCGAGGAAGTGGCGGTCGACTCCATCGTCGCGCGACTCCGCGCGATCCCGGAGTACGTCGAGTTGTTCGCGGGAGCCTTCGGCGGGGACGCCGACATCACCGCCGAGCGGCTGGCCGAAGCGATGGCCGCCTTCCAACGAAGTCTCGTCGCCGTGAACTCGCCCTTCGATCGTTATCAGGCGGGGGAGCGCGATGCGATGACTCCCGAGCAGGTCCGCGGTATGTGGGCCTTCGATGCCGCGAGCTGCAATTTCTGTCACAACGGTCCACTTCTCTCGGACTTCCGGCTCCATGCCGAGGGAGTGCCGGAGCATCCCCTGGTCCCGACTCCGGACGAAGGGGCTGGGTATTTTCGGTTCCGAACTCCATCGCTGCGCAACGTCGCGCTGACCTCGCCTTACATGCACAACGGGACGATCGAAACGCTCGAAGATGTGCTTCGCTTCTACGATCGGCGTAGCTCCGAGAATCCTCACGTCTCCGACCAGCCGCGCCGCCCAACCGACATCGTGAGCGGCGCCCCGTCCGCCTCGCTCGACTGGGACCTCCGGTTCCTGAACGACTTCACCGAGGCGGACATCCGGGACATGCTCGCCTTCTTCGACGCCCTGACCGACACGGAGTTCGATCGAACCGTTCCCGACCGGGTGCCGAGTGGACTTCCGCCAGGAGGGTCGCTCCAAGCTCCTTGA
- a CDS encoding RNA polymerase sigma factor — MSDPAAQGAVHGAIDAVWRIESARLIARLARMVGDVGLAEDLAQDALVVALERWPESGVPDNPGAWLMAAAKRRAIDHLRRDRMLDRRHLEIARGSREDRADPEAEILAALVDPVGDELLGLIFTTCHPVLATEARVALTLRLLSGLTTEEIARAFLTSTSTIQQRIVRAKRTLREARIPIEPPPATDLPARLQSVLEVVYLVFNEGYSATAGADWLRPALCEDALRLGRILAGLMENEAEVHGLVALMEIQASRLRARTGPGGEPILLNDQDRSRWDWVLVQRGLAALDRAVSRGGLGPFALQAAIAACHARARTPEETDWTRITALYDALAQLTPSPVVELNRAVAYSMAFGPAAGLEIADPLLGEPMLAGYHLLPAVRADILAKLGRFAEAKTELERAAAMTENAKERGLLLGRAAGMEKRMAGA, encoded by the coding sequence ATGAGCGACCCCGCGGCCCAGGGGGCGGTCCACGGCGCCATCGATGCCGTCTGGCGGATCGAATCCGCCAGGCTGATCGCCCGCCTCGCCCGAATGGTGGGCGACGTGGGCCTCGCGGAGGATCTCGCGCAGGACGCGTTGGTCGTGGCGCTGGAGCGGTGGCCGGAGTCGGGCGTCCCGGACAACCCGGGCGCCTGGCTCATGGCCGCCGCCAAGCGCCGGGCGATCGACCATTTGCGTCGCGATCGGATGCTGGACCGCAGGCACCTGGAGATCGCTCGCGGAAGCCGTGAGGACCGCGCGGACCCCGAGGCGGAGATCCTGGCCGCATTGGTCGATCCGGTCGGAGATGAGCTCCTCGGCCTCATTTTCACCACCTGTCACCCGGTTCTCGCCACGGAGGCGCGGGTCGCGCTCACCCTTCGTCTCCTGAGCGGGCTCACCACGGAGGAGATCGCTCGCGCGTTCCTCACGTCGACATCGACGATCCAGCAGCGGATCGTCCGAGCGAAGCGCACCCTTCGGGAAGCCCGCATTCCGATCGAGCCCCCTCCGGCGACGGACCTTCCGGCCCGGCTCCAGTCCGTGCTCGAGGTCGTCTATCTCGTCTTCAACGAAGGGTACTCGGCGACGGCCGGCGCCGACTGGCTGCGCCCCGCACTCTGCGAGGACGCGCTCCGGCTGGGCCGGATTCTCGCGGGTCTCATGGAAAACGAGGCCGAGGTTCATGGACTCGTGGCCCTCATGGAAATCCAGGCCTCCCGCCTTCGCGCGCGCACGGGTCCCGGGGGAGAACCGATCCTCCTGAACGACCAGGACAGGTCTCGTTGGGACTGGGTGCTCGTTCAACGAGGCCTCGCCGCGCTCGACCGCGCGGTCTCCCGGGGTGGTCTCGGACCATTCGCGCTCCAGGCGGCGATCGCCGCCTGCCACGCTCGGGCCCGAACTCCCGAGGAGACCGACTGGACTCGAATCACCGCACTCTACGACGCGCTCGCCCAGCTTACCCCTTCGCCCGTCGTGGAGTTGAACCGGGCCGTCGCTTATTCCATGGCCTTCGGGCCCGCGGCCGGACTTGAGATCGCGGACCCGCTCCTCGGGGAACCGATGCTCGCGGGCTATCACCTTCTTCCCGCGGTGCGAGCGGACATTCTCGCGAAGCTGGGACGGTTCGCCGAAGCCAAGACGGAGTTGGAGCGTGCGGCCGCGATGACCGAGAACGCGAAGGAGCGGGGTCTGCTTCTCGGGAGGGCGGCGGGGATGGAGAAGCGGATGGCGGGGGCGTAG
- a CDS encoding YciI family protein, which produces MRVMVIVKASEESEGGVMPETELFAAMGKYNEELVKAGLMLAGEGLGPSSQGKRVRFDGKRRTVIDGPFAETKELIAGYWLWQVKSMDEAVEWLKRAPFDGGAEVEIRRIFEAGDFGDEFTPELRAQEEGLREEIARKAKKA; this is translated from the coding sequence ATGCGCGTCATGGTGATCGTAAAGGCCAGCGAGGAGTCGGAAGGGGGCGTCATGCCTGAGACGGAGCTTTTCGCGGCGATGGGGAAGTACAACGAGGAGCTGGTGAAGGCCGGATTGATGCTCGCGGGAGAAGGGCTCGGCCCGAGCTCCCAGGGGAAGCGCGTCCGGTTCGACGGCAAGCGTAGGACCGTGATCGACGGACCCTTCGCCGAGACGAAGGAGCTCATCGCGGGCTACTGGCTCTGGCAGGTGAAGTCCATGGACGAAGCCGTCGAGTGGCTGAAGCGGGCGCCCTTCGATGGCGGAGCCGAAGTGGAGATTCGCAGGATCTTCGAGGCCGGGGACTTCGGCGACGAGTTCACGCCGGAGCTCCGGGCGCAGGAGGAGGGGCTTCGCGAAGAAATCGCCCGCAAAGCGAAGAAGGCATGA
- the moeB gene encoding molybdopterin-synthase adenylyltransferase MoeB has translation MDTLPGLIPEEILRYSRHLIMPEVGMSGQRRLKGASVLVVGAGGLGSPVALYLAAAGVGRIGIVDFDTVDATNLQRQILHGTKDVGRSKLDSARERLEDVNPHVEVVPHAVRLTSDNAMEVIAPYDVVVDGTDNFPTRYLTSDACVLLGKPNVYGSIFRFEGQVSVFDASRGPCYRCLFREPPPPGMVPSCAEGGVLGVLPGIIGSLQALEAIKLILGTGEPLVGRLLLLDALTLQWRTLNVRKNPGCPACGDEPTITELIDYLEFCGVPGYEEATPEDEGVPLITAKELSERLVRGDRIRLLDVRQPHEWEIVNLGPQGAELFPLADLMERVSELDTAEEIVLYCQTGARSAKALRQLEVAGFRKLANLRGGIRAWHTDVDPDIPIY, from the coding sequence ATGGACACCCTTCCCGGGCTCATACCCGAAGAGATCCTCCGGTACTCCCGCCACCTCATCATGCCCGAGGTGGGGATGTCCGGTCAGCGCCGCCTCAAGGGAGCGAGCGTCCTCGTCGTCGGGGCAGGCGGGCTCGGTTCTCCGGTCGCGTTGTATCTCGCGGCCGCGGGCGTTGGCCGAATCGGGATCGTGGACTTCGACACCGTGGACGCGACAAACCTGCAGCGGCAGATCCTGCACGGGACGAAGGACGTCGGACGTTCGAAGCTCGACTCGGCCCGCGAACGCCTCGAAGATGTGAACCCGCACGTCGAAGTCGTGCCGCACGCGGTTCGGCTTACCAGTGACAACGCGATGGAAGTGATCGCCCCTTACGATGTCGTCGTGGACGGGACCGACAACTTCCCGACCCGATACCTCACGAGCGACGCCTGCGTCCTCCTCGGAAAGCCGAACGTCTACGGCTCCATCTTCCGTTTCGAGGGCCAGGTCTCCGTCTTCGACGCGAGCCGCGGCCCCTGTTACCGCTGTCTCTTCCGGGAGCCGCCGCCGCCCGGGATGGTGCCGAGTTGTGCGGAAGGGGGCGTCCTCGGCGTTCTTCCAGGGATCATCGGCTCCCTCCAGGCGCTCGAGGCCATCAAGCTGATCCTGGGGACGGGAGAGCCTCTAGTCGGACGCCTTCTTCTCCTTGACGCGCTGACGCTGCAGTGGCGGACGCTCAACGTCCGGAAGAATCCGGGCTGCCCCGCGTGCGGCGACGAGCCGACGATCACAGAGCTCATCGACTACCTCGAGTTCTGCGGCGTCCCGGGATACGAGGAGGCGACTCCAGAGGATGAGGGCGTTCCCCTGATCACCGCGAAGGAGCTGAGCGAGCGGCTGGTGCGCGGCGACCGGATCCGTCTCTTGGACGTGCGCCAGCCCCATGAGTGGGAGATCGTGAACCTCGGTCCTCAGGGCGCGGAACTCTTCCCGCTGGCTGACTTGATGGAGAGGGTCTCCGAGCTCGACACCGCCGAAGAGATCGTGTTGTATTGTCAGACCGGGGCACGGAGCGCAAAGGCTCTACGACAGCTCGAGGTGGCGGGATTTCGAAAGCTCGCGAACTTGCGCGGCGGGATCCGGGCCTGGCACACGGATGTGGATCCGGACATCCCGATCTACTGA
- a CDS encoding YciI family protein has protein sequence MRFMTLIKHPKDYEGQQVPPALYEAMGKFVEEYAKKGAFLDGAGLKPLTQATRVRLAGGKIQVVDGPFAEAKEVVGGYALCELETREEAVELATRFMELHRTHWPEFEGECELRPLEDGED, from the coding sequence ATGCGATTCATGACCTTGATCAAGCACCCGAAGGATTACGAAGGCCAGCAGGTGCCGCCGGCCCTCTATGAAGCCATGGGGAAGTTCGTCGAGGAGTACGCGAAGAAGGGGGCCTTCCTCGACGGCGCCGGGCTCAAGCCCCTGACCCAGGCCACGCGGGTGCGGCTCGCCGGCGGGAAGATCCAAGTCGTGGACGGCCCCTTCGCCGAGGCGAAGGAGGTCGTGGGGGGCTACGCCCTCTGTGAACTGGAGACGCGCGAGGAGGCTGTGGAACTGGCCACCAGGTTCATGGAGTTGCACCGGACGCACTGGCCCGAGTTCGAGGGCGAATGCGAGCTGCGTCCCCTGGAGGATGGCGAAGACTGA
- a CDS encoding PadR family transcriptional regulator, whose protein sequence is MDVLQGTLDMLILKSLSLGPMHGWGVSQRIQQISEDALRVNQGSLYPALHRLEHRGWIRAEWGTSENNRRAKFYRLTVVGRRQLEMEERAWRRFSQGVDLILAAG, encoded by the coding sequence ATGGATGTCCTCCAGGGAACCCTGGACATGTTGATCCTCAAGTCGCTGAGCCTCGGCCCCATGCACGGCTGGGGCGTGTCGCAGCGAATCCAGCAAATCTCGGAAGACGCGCTCCGCGTGAACCAGGGCTCGCTCTACCCGGCGCTTCACCGGCTGGAGCATCGGGGTTGGATTCGCGCGGAATGGGGAACATCCGAGAACAATCGGCGAGCCAAATTCTACCGTCTCACCGTGGTCGGTCGCCGCCAGCTGGAGATGGAAGAGCGGGCATGGCGGCGATTCTCGCAGGGAGTCGATCTGATCCTGGCGGCCGGATGA
- a CDS encoding nitrite/sulfite reductase: MIERKRTWKEVLGDRIPPQMGEEIDLYEAQMELRKQGKLEEKVFAELRLRRGAYGQRYDNGQRYDGTKTQEIPFPRRGLTKGPETEFDAPGMQRIKIPYGRMSAEQLEVLAECAEEYSNGVLHITTRQDIQLHFIDIEDTPDMNRRLAAVGITTREACGNSVRNVTGCPQAGICTDEVFDISRYAKAETWFLLGHRDVQDFGRKFKIAYSGCAHEGCARVMMHDLGFIAAVRQGPDGEERGFRVVVGGGLGPVPHVAKELFDFMPEARMLPVSQAIARVYARLGEKRNRNKARIKFLVAQLGIEEFKRLVEEELATLEHDPRWNEWLDEAQLPVIEGLPEPATDGSARPAEGFENWAKTNVYRQRQQGFVGVTLNLPLGDITARQSRKLADIMRKYAPDALRTTVDQNFFLRWVHERDLVAAYNDLHAAKLVLPGAATIADVTSCPGTDTCKLGVASSRGLSAELRNRFEDRGLQYDPLLKDIHVKVSGCPNSCGMHHIADIGFYGSSRNIGSYKVPHFQLFLGGALDDNAGSYGLAMGAIPSKRIPEAVDRLLDLYSAEREGAEKFRDWVMRVGKKTIKEKMKDMLEVPPYEADPSFYVDWHDAREYTIGDIGVGECAGEVVTLTQFSLANAESRVFDASVLLDDLAKGDAGFQEAARLAYLAMIQAAQGLLKVDNPDAKGDPAIVFPAFQQEFVDTEVFFDRFVGAKEWGYLQVAHEAGGKARDRDEARRRVEEAQLFIEAAHGCYSRILEAQAAKAAGIGAGVKVP, translated from the coding sequence ATGATTGAACGAAAGCGTACTTGGAAAGAGGTCCTCGGCGACCGAATCCCTCCCCAGATGGGAGAAGAGATCGATCTCTACGAAGCGCAGATGGAGCTTCGCAAGCAGGGGAAGCTGGAGGAGAAGGTCTTCGCGGAGCTCCGGCTCCGCAGAGGCGCCTACGGCCAGCGTTACGACAACGGCCAGCGCTACGACGGAACGAAAACGCAAGAAATTCCCTTTCCCAGGCGGGGCCTCACGAAGGGCCCGGAGACCGAGTTCGACGCTCCCGGGATGCAGCGCATCAAGATTCCTTACGGGAGGATGAGTGCGGAGCAGCTGGAAGTTCTGGCCGAATGCGCGGAAGAGTACTCGAACGGCGTCCTCCACATCACGACTCGCCAGGACATCCAGCTGCACTTCATTGATATCGAGGACACTCCGGACATGAACCGCCGCCTCGCCGCGGTGGGAATCACGACGCGGGAAGCATGCGGCAACTCGGTCCGGAACGTGACCGGGTGCCCCCAGGCCGGAATCTGCACGGACGAGGTGTTCGACATCTCGCGCTACGCGAAGGCGGAGACCTGGTTCCTTCTCGGCCACCGCGACGTTCAGGACTTCGGGCGGAAGTTCAAGATCGCTTACTCCGGATGCGCCCACGAAGGGTGCGCCCGGGTGATGATGCACGACCTCGGGTTCATCGCGGCGGTGCGTCAGGGACCGGACGGCGAGGAGAGGGGCTTCAGAGTAGTGGTCGGGGGCGGACTCGGTCCCGTGCCCCACGTCGCGAAGGAGCTCTTCGACTTCATGCCGGAGGCGCGGATGCTTCCGGTCTCGCAGGCGATCGCGCGCGTCTATGCCCGCCTCGGGGAGAAGCGGAACCGCAACAAGGCGCGGATCAAGTTCCTCGTGGCGCAGCTCGGGATCGAGGAGTTCAAGCGCCTCGTCGAAGAGGAGCTGGCTACCCTCGAGCACGACCCGCGTTGGAACGAATGGCTCGACGAGGCCCAGCTACCTGTCATCGAAGGGCTTCCCGAACCGGCGACGGACGGGTCTGCCCGACCGGCGGAGGGCTTCGAGAACTGGGCCAAGACAAACGTCTATCGCCAGCGCCAGCAGGGGTTCGTCGGGGTCACGCTGAACCTTCCCCTCGGCGACATCACGGCGAGGCAGTCGCGGAAGCTGGCCGACATCATGAGGAAGTACGCGCCCGACGCGCTTCGCACGACGGTGGACCAGAACTTCTTCCTCCGCTGGGTGCACGAGCGGGACCTCGTGGCGGCCTACAACGACCTTCACGCCGCGAAGCTCGTCCTTCCGGGAGCGGCGACGATCGCGGACGTCACCTCCTGCCCGGGAACGGATACCTGCAAGCTCGGAGTCGCCAGCTCGCGTGGGCTCAGCGCGGAGCTCCGAAACCGGTTCGAGGACCGCGGACTCCAATACGATCCGCTTCTGAAGGACATCCATGTGAAGGTGAGCGGGTGCCCGAACTCGTGCGGGATGCACCACATCGCGGACATCGGTTTCTACGGATCGAGCCGAAACATCGGCTCCTACAAGGTCCCGCATTTCCAGCTCTTCCTGGGGGGTGCGCTCGACGACAACGCGGGGAGTTACGGGCTAGCAATGGGCGCGATTCCCTCGAAGCGGATCCCGGAGGCGGTGGACCGGCTCCTCGATCTCTACTCCGCGGAGCGCGAGGGGGCGGAGAAGTTCCGTGACTGGGTGATGCGGGTCGGGAAGAAGACGATCAAGGAGAAGATGAAGGACATGCTCGAGGTGCCGCCATACGAGGCCGATCCGAGCTTCTATGTGGACTGGCACGATGCCCGTGAATACACCATCGGCGACATCGGGGTGGGAGAGTGCGCGGGAGAGGTGGTCACGCTCACCCAGTTCTCCCTCGCCAATGCGGAGAGCCGGGTCTTCGACGCGTCGGTCCTTCTGGACGATCTTGCGAAGGGGGACGCCGGGTTCCAGGAGGCAGCCAGGCTTGCATATCTCGCGATGATCCAGGCGGCACAGGGGCTTCTCAAGGTGGACAATCCCGACGCGAAGGGGGATCCCGCGATCGTATTCCCCGCCTTTCAGCAGGAGTTCGTGGACACGGAGGTCTTCTTCGATCGATTCGTCGGGGCCAAGGAGTGGGGGTATCTCCAGGTGGCACACGAGGCGGGCGGAAAGGCGCGGGATCGCGACGAGGCTCGGCGGCGAGTCGAAGAGGCCCAGCTCTTCATCGAAGCGGCGCACGGCTGCTACTCGAGAATCCTCGAAGCACAGGCCGCCAAAGCCGCCGGAATCGGTGCGGGAGTGAAAGTCCCGTGA
- a CDS encoding phosphoadenylyl-sulfate reductase, which yields MSTTIRGTVETHPFSVEEVAELNRRFEGAAPGEILQWAAEAFPQGRVALSSTFGVGGMVLIHLLAEKGIRLPVLFVDTLHHFPETLEHAERVAERYGLDLRTYRAAPSRDAFEAEHGPRLWAVDVERFHQLTKVEPMREALEGFDAWITGRRRGQSPTRAELPIVERASRIKVNPIAAWSIDDVWTYVRVHEVPYHPLHDQGYASIGDEPLTTPVADGEHERAGRWRGGGRLECGLHGI from the coding sequence ATGAGCACAACGATTCGCGGAACGGTCGAGACCCATCCATTTTCCGTGGAAGAAGTGGCGGAGCTGAATCGCAGGTTCGAGGGCGCCGCCCCCGGGGAGATTCTCCAATGGGCGGCGGAGGCTTTCCCGCAGGGGCGGGTCGCCCTTTCGTCCACTTTCGGAGTCGGGGGGATGGTCCTCATCCACCTTCTCGCGGAAAAGGGGATCAGGCTTCCCGTCCTCTTCGTGGACACCCTCCACCACTTTCCCGAGACGCTCGAGCACGCCGAGCGGGTCGCGGAGCGGTATGGCCTCGATCTTCGCACCTATCGGGCCGCGCCTTCCCGGGACGCCTTCGAGGCGGAACACGGTCCCCGACTCTGGGCGGTGGACGTCGAGCGCTTCCACCAGCTCACGAAAGTGGAACCGATGCGGGAGGCGTTGGAGGGATTCGACGCCTGGATCACGGGGCGGCGCCGGGGCCAGTCCCCCACGCGGGCCGAGCTCCCGATCGTCGAACGCGCGAGCCGGATCAAGGTGAACCCCATCGCGGCGTGGTCGATCGACGACGTCTGGACTTACGTCCGGGTCCACGAAGTGCCCTATCATCCCCTTCACGACCAGGGGTACGCGAGCATCGGCGACGAGCCCCTCACGACTCCGGTCGCCGACGGGGAGCACGAACGCGCCGGCCGCTGGCGCGGAGGGGGCCGGTTGGAGTGCGGCCTCCACGGAATTTGA
- a CDS encoding ABC transporter permease, with product MSRWQGIGLRLRALFSRRAIERDLEDELQFHLEMEIEKGIRQGLTVAEARRRAKLSFGGVERFREETRRARGLAPLDDLVRDARVSLRLLRRSPVFTIAAVGTLALGIGANTAIFSVVSSVLLRPSPFPDPERLVMVWETDSASGTRHEPASWPDVEDFSRESRTLSSIGAFRGFPTSVTRSGEVRRVTGLAVTPGLLETLRVETIAGRTLREGDAPGGTPTVALLGEEYWRAEFDSDPGVVGRSLTINDNTVQVIGVLPREADLGIRQVHSRADYSADFAGGNVAIWLPLLPSADAYPRATHPFLTLARLAPGIGIEAAQEELGRIAAALEEAYPENANRSVNLEAYSEVVFGPVRAALVVLLGAVFVVLLIACANVANLLLARSVTRGREVSVRRALGASAGQLGRQFGVEAAVLAGLGTLLGVALAFAGLEGLLAIAPTEIPRLQETGLDAGVLAAVALVGVGVALVFGMIPVWHARTLDLHESLTERPGRRTTEGRRARGFRSALMVTQVALAVTLVIGAGVLLRSFWQLRSVDPGFDAAGILTAEYQLPESKYSTATGPGWPDIPQTNGFHAALLERLRALPGVESATISANHPLDPGFTNSFTIVGREAEFGSYPEIRIRFVSPGYIETLGVPLLSGRPVTEGDVAASPSVAMINRAAAEAYFGAADPVGQELSWWGITRQVIGVIGDERFLGLELASGPAAYIPLAQGARGQATLIVRGSGDPLALMPTIRSAIGEMDPGVPLFGEGLLGDAVSESISSPRFTAVLIALFAGVALLLALIGVHGVLSYTVAQRTPEVGIRMALGAARGGLVRGIVAEGLKLAGVGVLIGILGALAASRLLGTLVYGVAPTDPATYVVVVVSVLAAAGLASLIPALRASGANPSTALRAD from the coding sequence ATGAGCCGCTGGCAAGGAATCGGGCTTCGCCTCCGGGCGCTTTTCTCGAGGCGTGCCATCGAACGCGACCTCGAGGATGAGCTCCAATTCCATCTGGAGATGGAAATCGAGAAGGGAATTCGCCAGGGCCTCACGGTCGCCGAGGCGCGACGCCGGGCGAAGCTCAGCTTCGGTGGTGTGGAACGTTTTCGGGAGGAGACCAGGCGGGCACGCGGACTCGCTCCGCTCGACGACCTCGTTCGTGACGCACGGGTTTCGCTCCGGCTGCTCCGGCGGAGCCCGGTCTTCACAATCGCCGCCGTCGGGACGCTCGCGCTCGGAATCGGTGCGAACACGGCGATTTTCAGCGTGGTGAGCTCCGTTCTCCTCAGGCCCTCGCCCTTCCCCGACCCCGAACGCCTCGTCATGGTCTGGGAGACGGACAGCGCCAGCGGGACCCGGCACGAGCCGGCCTCCTGGCCGGACGTCGAGGACTTTTCGCGGGAAAGCCGTACCCTCTCCAGCATCGGTGCGTTCAGAGGTTTCCCCACCAGTGTTACGCGCTCGGGGGAAGTCCGCCGCGTAACCGGTCTCGCTGTGACTCCCGGACTTCTCGAAACGCTGCGAGTGGAGACGATCGCCGGCAGGACCCTTCGCGAAGGGGACGCGCCGGGCGGGACGCCGACAGTCGCCCTGCTCGGGGAGGAATATTGGAGGGCTGAATTCGACTCGGACCCGGGCGTCGTCGGCCGGAGCCTTACGATCAACGACAACACCGTGCAGGTGATCGGCGTCCTGCCGCGAGAAGCGGACCTGGGGATCCGCCAGGTTCACTCCCGCGCTGACTACTCCGCGGACTTCGCCGGAGGGAATGTCGCGATTTGGCTCCCCCTCCTCCCCTCCGCCGACGCCTATCCTCGCGCCACGCATCCCTTCCTGACTCTGGCGCGACTTGCCCCTGGGATCGGAATCGAGGCGGCCCAGGAGGAGCTCGGCCGGATCGCCGCCGCCCTCGAAGAGGCGTATCCGGAAAACGCCAATCGGAGCGTCAACCTCGAGGCTTACTCCGAAGTCGTGTTCGGTCCGGTCCGCGCCGCCCTCGTCGTCCTCCTCGGCGCGGTATTCGTCGTCCTCCTCATCGCCTGTGCCAACGTGGCGAACCTCCTCCTCGCCCGAAGCGTGACCCGCGGCCGAGAGGTTTCGGTGCGCCGCGCCCTCGGGGCGAGCGCCGGCCAGCTCGGCCGGCAGTTCGGGGTCGAGGCCGCCGTGCTCGCGGGACTCGGAACGCTCCTCGGCGTGGCGCTCGCTTTCGCGGGCCTCGAGGGGCTCCTCGCCATCGCCCCTACCGAGATCCCCCGCCTCCAGGAGACCGGTCTCGATGCCGGGGTCCTCGCCGCGGTCGCGCTGGTCGGCGTCGGGGTCGCACTCGTCTTCGGGATGATCCCGGTATGGCACGCGAGGACTCTCGACCTCCACGAGAGTCTCACCGAGCGACCCGGACGGCGGACCACCGAGGGACGCCGGGCTCGCGGCTTTCGATCCGCCCTCATGGTGACCCAGGTCGCGCTCGCCGTGACGCTCGTCATCGGCGCTGGCGTACTTCTCCGGAGCTTCTGGCAGCTTCGCTCCGTGGATCCCGGATTCGACGCAGCCGGCATCCTCACGGCAGAGTATCAGCTGCCGGAAAGCAAATATTCGACAGCGACGGGGCCGGGATGGCCGGACATCCCGCAGACCAATGGCTTTCACGCGGCGCTCCTCGAGCGCTTGCGCGCCCTCCCCGGGGTGGAATCGGCCACGATCTCCGCGAATCACCCGCTCGACCCCGGCTTCACGAATTCCTTCACGATCGTCGGGAGGGAGGCGGAGTTCGGAAGTTATCCCGAGATTCGAATTCGCTTCGTGTCTCCGGGATACATCGAGACGCTTGGGGTGCCGCTCTTGAGCGGCCGTCCGGTAACCGAAGGCGACGTGGCCGCCTCCCCATCGGTCGCGATGATCAATCGGGCGGCCGCCGAGGCGTACTTCGGGGCGGCCGACCCCGTGGGCCAGGAACTCAGCTGGTGGGGAATCACCCGCCAAGTCATCGGCGTCATCGGCGACGAGCGATTCCTGGGGCTGGAGCTCGCGTCGGGCCCCGCGGCGTACATCCCCCTCGCGCAGGGGGCGAGGGGCCAGGCGACGCTGATCGTCCGCGGCTCCGGCGACCCTCTCGCTCTGATGCCGACGATTCGAAGCGCGATTGGAGAGATGGATCCCGGCGTCCCCCTCTTCGGCGAAGGGCTCCTCGGCGACGCGGTGTCGGAGAGCATCTCGAGTCCCCGTTTCACGGCCGTGCTGATCGCTCTCTTCGCCGGGGTCGCCCTGCTCCTCGCGCTCATCGGGGTGCACGGCGTGCTCAGCTATACCGTGGCGCAACGCACCCCGGAGGTGGGAATCCGAATGGCCCTCGGCGCGGCGCGCGGCGGACTCGTTCGGGGAATCGTGGCGGAAGGACTGAAGCTGGCCGGTGTGGGCGTCCTGATCGGGATCCTCGGGGCGCTTGCCGCCTCGCGGCTCCTCGGAACCCTGGTCTACGGGGTGGCACCGACCGATCCGGCGACGTACGTCGTCGTCGTAGTGTCCGTTCTCGCCGCCGCGGGCCTCGCAAGCCTCATCCCCGCGCTCAGAGCCTCCGGCGCGAACCCGAGCACCGCCCTCCGCGCCGACTAA